The Anopheles merus strain MAF chromosome 2L, AmerM5.1, whole genome shotgun sequence genome has a segment encoding these proteins:
- the LOC121593352 gene encoding uncharacterized protein LOC121593352 produces MTNCSCAVADCNNNRRNVRKRMLDIGFHTFPTDSVQRQRWVKFCQREPSWQPKSCDSMCSVHFKETDYQMSHSPLIRLATNLRRLKPEVIPTIRKGRAIPVAARNKLAREARQKLEQELYSKDDQDIDIDEICKTKYKRSGNSSSVLSKVVYRLNKFPNICAFCYKTITDESVFVPFDSPHEELQCSIGQKFDEITGETMDRTERITLNHLLPDKVCTECLEVMIKFHQYQRQLQCLRKFSYGLARLLKGSRKPLETLYQEQGSYLARVLKNLNICPGPEEKVTLERLEAEVATYGRIKKYTLFVPKPMPMSSFLHQYATAMQRTEQCAPKNNSAPVNKDRNEQEVHMLHEVNIVEKPPVTTASTSQVAAAPAHRDDGQVSPPEKKARSRPRKAENEANHARLCPYAAICKERFADEQSLQEHIANRHKYFHCNACGVKIKFYELYTKHIESHAIARALLLSHNKKATNQELECKNCGKTFQSEQILRRHETTHAGERNYVCGTCLGVFLTSEEFGKHKCPTVEMKVETAEDPFTDNVRVEPALKRPDYKPDIQVISTRAIEEYSSTEEMITEEEYLEEILEDDPDEKEIED; encoded by the exons ATGACCAATTGTTCGTGTGCCGTAGCGGACTGCAACAACAATAGGCGGAATGTGAGAAAACGCATGCTTGACATTGGTTTCCATACGTTCCCGACCGATTCGGTGCAGAGGCAGCGGTGGGTGAAGTTTTGCCAGCGCGAACCATCCTGGCAGCCAAAGTCCTGCGATTCGATGTGTTCGGTCCATTTCAAAGAGACCGATTATCAAATGTCCCACTCGCCGTTGATACGATTGGCAACGAATTTGAGAAGGCTCAAGCCGGAAG TGATTCCCACTATCCGGAAGGGCCGTGCTATTCCAGTAGCAGCGCGAAATAAACTTGCACGGGAAGCCCGGCAGAAGCTTGAGCAGGAGCTGTACAGCAAAGACGATCAGGATATAGACATTGACGAAATATGTAAAACGAAATACAAG CGCAGCGGCAACAGCTCCTCTGTGCTGAGCAAAGTTGTGTACCGGTTGAACAAATTCCCCAACATTTGTGCATTCTGTTACAAAACCATCACGGATGAGAGCGTGTTCGTGCCGTTCGATTCGCCGCACGAGGAACTGCAATGTTCGATCGGCCAGAAGTTTGACGAAATAACGGGCGAAACGATGGACCGTACG GAACGAATCACGCTGAATCATCTGCTGCCGGACAAGGTGTGCACGGAATGTCTGGAAGTAATGATTAAATTTCACCAGTACCAAAGACAGCTGCAGTGTTTGCGCAAATTCAGCTACGGGCTGGCACGGCTGCTCAAGGGCAGCCGAAAGCCGCTGGAAACACTATACCAGGAACAGGGCAGCTACCTGGCCCGCGTGCTAAAGAACCTAAACATTTGCCCCGGGCCGGAAGAGAAAGTGACACTCGAACGGCTAGAGGCGGAGGTGGCTACGTACGGGCGCATCAAGAAGTACACGCTGTTCGTACCGAAACCCATGCCGATGTCCAGCTTCCTGCACCAATATGCAACGGCAATGCAGCGGACGGAACAGTGTGCCCCAAAAAACAACTCGGCCCCAGTCAACAAAGACCGTAACGAGCAGGAAGTACATATGCTTCACGAGGTAAACATCGTGGAAAAGCCACCAGTTACTACTGCTTCCACCAGCCAGGTGGCAGCCGCGCCCGCGCACAGAGACGATGGACAAGTTTCACCGCCCGAGAAGAAAGCACGCAGCAGACCGCGGAAAGCAGAGAACGAGGCGAATCACGCGAGACTCTGCCCGTACGCGGCCATCTGCAAGGAGAGGTTTGCGGATGAACAGTCGTTGCAGGAGCACATTGCAAATCGGCACAAATATTTCCACTGCAACGCCTGTGGGGTGAAGATAAAGTTCTACGAGCTGTACACAAAGCATATTGAGAGTCACGCTATCGCACGTGCGTTGCTGCTGTCGCATAACAAGAAAGCGACGAACCAGGAGCTGGAGTGTAAAAACTGTGGCAAGACGTTCCAAAG CGAGCAGATTCTTCGACGCCACGAAACGACCCATGCCGGAGAGCGCAACTACGTGTGTGGCACCTGTCTGGGGGTGTTTTTAACGAGCGAGGAGTTTGGCAAACACAAATGCCCCACCGTAGAGATGAAGGTGGAAACGGCCGAGGATCCGTTCACGGATAATGTTCGTGTCGAACCGGCGCTTAAAAGG CCCGACTATAAACCGGACATTCAAGTTATATCAACGCGGGCTATTGAAGAGTACAGTAGTACTGAGGAGATGATAACGGAGGAAGAATATTTGGAGGAAATCCTTGAGGACGATCCCGACGAAAAGGAGATAGAAGATTGA
- the LOC121593354 gene encoding uncharacterized protein LOC121593354, whose amino-acid sequence MPEGCSVASCTFNRERVKSLQLDIIFHKFPTDPLLKQKWHEFCKQSPNWKPPKNGLVCSNHFTKDDYQMTRSPLLQANRLYRMLKINAVPSIRNGVPIPVATSRVIEEATRKQLYEQLYNNDTAHGTEAVCELLDGHKNRLPNYVYRLHQFPNLCAFCFTACADSKQFFPLTQYHNELRCTIGEKFDEIAATTTDKEERAALQHMLPEKVCKACLDALVSYHQYQRQLKCLRMFSTGMAQLRKGNRKPLQTLYAVEGDYLTNVLKSLNICPEMEKQFNLYPETAQGVTLDMYVQEQKPEVTVAFPPVQQHTTVRVNEAPALEMVVEQATVDAAPSIPTSASALLAQKQKRGRPRKREPDGSWKETWCCPFVNVCNRWFADQASLKLHMATRHKYFKCDTCGLKVKFYDVFKKHLESHAVARALLLNHNSKSKSAGVKCDICLKVFQSAEVLEHHMQSHSSVGTGVFISLPECGSNRFSTKGGHQTSDSTCIDDSENDAWSVDPLGSEEVPTKGALLSYLDHDYM is encoded by the exons ATGCCCGAAGGCTGTTCGGTAGCGTCCTGTACCTTCAACCGGGAACGGGTGAAATCCCTTCAGCTGGACATCATCTTCCACAAGTTTCCTACTGACCCGCTGCTGAAGCAGAAATGGCACGAGTTCTGCAAACAGAGCCCGAACTGGAAGCCACCCAAGAACGGTTTGGTTTGTTCGAATCACTTCACAAAGGATGATTACCAAATGACCCGGTCCCCGCTGCTGCAAGCAAACAGGCTGTATCGAATGCTTAAAATCAATG CGGTACCATCCATCCGGAATGGTGTGCCCATTCCCGTAGCGACGAGCAGAGTGATCGAAGAGGCGACACGCAAACAGCTGTACGAACAGCTGTACAACAACGACACTGCCCACGGCACAGAAGCGGTCTGCGAGCTGCTGGATGGCCACAAG AACCGCTTACCGAACTACGTTTACCGCCTGCACCAATTCCCGAACCTATGCGCCTTCTGCTTTACAGCTTGCGCGGACAGCAAACAGTTCTTTCCGCTCACTCAATACCATAACGAGCTGCGTTGCACGATTGGCGAAAAGTTTGACGAAATTGCAGCGACAACGACGGATAAAGAG GAACGTGCCGCCCTGCAGCACATGCTGCCCGAGAAAGTGTGTAAGGCGTGCTTGGACGCACTCGTATCGTACCACCAGTACCAAAGACAGCTGAAATGCCTGCGCATGTTTAGCACCGGGATGGCGCAGCTGCGCAAAGGGAACCGCAAACCGCTACAAACCCTGTACGCAGTCGAAGGCGATTACCTGACGAACGTGCTGAAGAGTCTCAACATCTGCCCGGAGATGGAGAAGCAGTTTAACCTGTATCCCGAAACGGCGCAGGGCGTTACGCTAGATATGTACGTGCAGGAACAGAAACCGGAAGTGACGGTTGCCTTCCCACCCGTACAGCAGCATACAACGGTGAGGGTAAACGAGGCACCCGCATTGGAAATGGTTGTCGAGCAGGCTACGGTAGATGCTGCACCTAGCATCCCTACTTCTGCCAGCGCCCTTCTGGCGCAGAAACAAAAACGCGGCAGACCGCGGAAACGTGAGCCGGACGGCAGCTGGAAGGAGACCTGGTGCTGTCCGTTCGTGAACGTTTGCAACAGGTGGTTCGCGGATCAGGCCTCGCTGAAGCTACACATGGCCACCCGGCATAAGTACTTCAAATGCGACACCTGTGGGTTGAAGGTGAAGTTTTACGACGTGTTTAAAAAGCACCTGGAAAGCCACGCCGTCGCACGTGCGCTGCTGTTGAACCATAATAGTAAAAGTAAGAGCGCGGGAGTGAAATGTGACATCTGCTTGAAGGTATTTCAAAG TGCCGAAGTTCTTGAGCATCACATGCAGAGTCATTCTTCGGTTGGGACCGGTGTATTTATTAGTTTGCCCGAATGTGGCAGCAACAGATTCAGTACAAAAGGTGGCCACCAAACGAGTGATTCAACATGTATCGATGATTCGGAAAATGATGCGTGGAGTGTCGATCCGCTAGGCTCGGAAGAGGTGCCCACAAAGGGGGCATTACTGTCTTATTTAGATCATGACTACATGTAG
- the LOC121593353 gene encoding uncharacterized protein LOC121593353 has protein sequence MPNSKCAAAFCNNRRVDVRKRKLALIFHAFPADEALRSRWMAFCRRGVDWTPFKTDAVCSAHFRHEDYQMAHSPLLKLSKNLRRLRVDAVPSVREGMVVTISKKQKLEELVRQQRLEELYRQNNPSAEPSTDFDHTYSGVTVAEELKNESPVLEKIVYRLQKFPNLCALCLRAIDDEKLFTPFASYSEALESTIEQKFDEITGEVIDSKERTGIHHLLPDKVCAECLEVLIQFHHYQRQLQCLKRFSTGMAQLLKGNRQPLAELYAAQGDYLANVLKNLNICQAAEENITLQRLEAEVATYGRVKKYTTFEQDLPRRDTGAVMNRCEETIPASCFQIDCIATSPREAEQRHRSQSTQEADGTGRAKKWICPYEEICREWFLDQASLQKHIHDDHKVFKCRTCGYRIKFYDLFKKHIESHDIARALLLSHNKKDTPTGGKCETCGKQFQSDEQLRRHRETHADSGNYVCGRCLGVYASEHKYNNHRCSRRVHEATGLGQFEAMDAVTKYDCESDMEEELLSQQSDETGQFAPSRHDRSVEMLSIEILQ, from the exons ATGCCCAATTCCAAATGTGCGGCTGCATTCTGCAACAACCGCCGGGTGGATGTTAGGAAGCGCAAGCTGGCCCTAATCTTTCACGCCTTCCCGGCGGACGAGGCGCTGCGCAGCCGATGGATGGCATTTTGCCGTCGGGGCGTCGATTGGACGCCCTTCAAGACCGACGCCGTCTGTTCGGCCCACTTTCGCCACGAGGACTACCAGATGGCTCACTCGCCGCTGCTAAAGTTGAGCAAAAATCTGCGTCGTTTGCGTGTGGATGCGGTTCCTTCGGTGCGGGAGGGGATGGTTGTTACCATTTCCAAAAAGCAGAAGCTCGAGGAGCTTGTGCGCCAGCAGCGTTTGGAAGAGCTGTACCGGCAAAACAATCCGTCCGCGGAACCGTCGACAGATTTCGATCACACGTACAGTGGGGTGACGGTAGCGGAAGAACTGAAG AATGAATCGCCCGTGCTAGAGAAGATTGTCTATCGGTTGCAGAAATTCCCCAACCTTTGTGCGCTCTGTCTTCGGGCGATCGATGATGAGAAGCTGTTCACACCGTTCGCTTCCTACAGCGAGGCACTGGAAAGTACGATCGAGCAAAAGTTTGATGAAATAACGGGAGAAGTAATCGATTCGAAG GAACGTACCGGCATACACCATCTACTGCCGGATAAGGTGTGTGCGGAGTGTTTGGAGGTGCTGATACAATTCCACCACTACCAAAGACAGTTGCAGTGCTTGAAAAGGTTTAGCACCGGAATGGCACAGCTGCTCAAGGGCAACAGGCAACCGCTGGCAGAGCTTTATGCCGCCCAGGGAGACTACTTGGCGAACGTTCTGAAGAATCTCAACATATGCCAAGCAGCGGAGGAAAACATTACCCTGCAGCGGCTGGAGGCGGAAGTGGCAACATACGGACGGGTGAAAAAGTACACAACGTTTGAGCAAGACCTTCCCCGACGTGACACCGGCGCGGTGATGAATCGATGCGAAGAAACAATTCCTGCAAGCTGTTTTCAAATCGATTGCATTGCCACTTCCCCCAGAGAGGCAGAACAACGGCATCGATCCCAATCCACCCAAGAAGCGGACGGTACGGGTAGAGCAAAAAAATGGATCTGTCCTTATGAGGAAATTTGTCGCGAGTGGTTCCTGGATCAAGCCTCGTTGCAGAAACATATCCATGATGATCATAAGGTTTTCAAGTGCCGCACCTGTGGGTATAGGATAAAATTCTACGATCTTTTCAAAAAGCACATCGAAAGCCATGATATCGCCAGGGCGCTATTGCTGtcgcacaacaaaaaagacacaccAACGGGAGGGAAATGTGAAACGTGCGGGAAGCAGTTCCAAAG TGACGAACAGTTACGGCGCCATAGAGAGACTCATGCTGATTCCGGGAACTATGTTTGCGGTAGGTGTCTCGGTGTGTACGCCAGTGAGCATAAGTACAACAATCATCGGTGCAGTAGGAGAGTGCATGAGGCCACTGGTTTGGGACAGTTTGAAGCTATGGATGCAGTAACAAAA TATGATTGTGAGTCAGATATGGAGGAAGAATTATTATCCCAACAATCGGACGAAACTGGTCAATTTGCACCCTCTAGGCACGATAGGAGTGTTGAAATGCTTAGTATCGAGATTCTACAGTAA
- the LOC121594084 gene encoding uncharacterized protein LOC121594084, which translates to MPFSCCSASFCKNNRYNVNRRGLDITFHTFPPLNYHNVRQWIEFCQREEDWLPNKHSVLCSAHFRDDDFQMNNCPIIKQGKRLRHLKGFAVPSVMSRPPITLSKRQKLDEVRIKLLSNLYNKDEHNTGSENDHTYSEAKTDEPEQRDPLNGCKKSIYFLQRYPNVCAFCLRLMEDDSVFLPLGHFHDSLECTIEQKLDEITGDPMDQEDRSDVQNLLPDKVCEECLETLIKFHQYQRQLDCMKKFSTSIAHLLHGNPNPLENLYQDQGPYLVNILRNLDIAQGKRVNQSLEQVLEEVTSYGQDKQNLPIYAEGPADPRSFDQSSSTDDALSESMDTCDESGTTGPTVTKTPVSARPGERTLEIYEVPHGNSRKRLAEKNETPKLHTCPYSTICQKWFLTEEAMQQHIKEEHKSFDCHICGSKIAFYDLYQKHMESHTIARALLRSHNRTRALSESISSVISDESTQLEQKKRPKPTGNYVCGTCLGVFVDDQDFSSHRCSLASSTKLATPQDILLSRRNRNFTISPEHAVGATAGSKCIASKTFFPPVVTANHSNDNSVKLLDIQILHQEHSAAESEENE; encoded by the exons ATGCCGTTTTCGTGCTGCTCCGCGTCGTTCTGCAAAAACAATCGCTACAACGTAAACAGACGCGGGCTAGACATTACGTTCCACACGTTTCCACCGCTGAACTATCACAACGTGAGGCAGTGGATCGAGTTTTGCCAGCGCGAGGAAGATTGGCTGCCGAACAAACACTCGGTACTGTGTTCGGCACACTTCAGGGACGATGATTTTCAGATGAACAACTGTCCGATCATCAAGCAGGGCAAACGGTTGAGACATCTCAAGGGTTTTG CCGTTCCTTCCGTCATGAGCCGTCCGCCGATTACACTGTCCAAGCGCCAAAAGCTTGACGAGGTGCGAATAAAGCTGCTGTCCAATCTTTACAACAAGGATGAACACAATACAGGATCGGAAAATGATCACACGTACAGCGAGGCGAAAACAGACGAGCCGGAACAGAGG GATCCTTTGAATGGGTGTAAGAAGAGTATCTACTTTTTGCAACGATATCCCAACGTGTGCGCATTCTGCTTGAGACTGATGGAAGACGATTCGGTGTTCCTGCCGCTGGGGCACTTTCACGACTCGCTGGAGTGTACCATCGAGCAAAAGCTGGATGAAATAACGGGTGATCCGATGGATCAAGAG GATCGAAGCGATGTGCAAAACCTGCTCCCCGACAAGGTGTGTGAAGAATGTCTAGAAACGCTGATAAAATTCCACCAGTACCAAAGACAGCTGGATTGCATGAAGAAATTCAGCACCAGTATTGCACACCTGCTGCACGGCAATCCGAACCCGTTGGAAAATCTGTACCAAGACCAGGGTCCTTATCTGGTGAACATACTGCGCAATCTGGATATTGCTCAAGGCAAGCGGGTAAACCAATCGCTAGAGCAGGTGCTGGAAGAGGTGACATCGTACGGGCAGGATAAGCAGAACCTACCCATATACGCGGAAGGTCCAGCGGATCCGCGATCGTTCGACCAGAGCTCTAGCACGGACGATGCACTGTCGGAGAGTATGGACACTTGCGACGAAAGCGGTACAACCGGGCCAACAGTGACCAAGACTCCCGTCTCTGCACGGCCCGGCGAACGGACGCTCGAAATCTATGAAGTGCCGCACGGGAATTCGCGCAAGCGGTTGGCTGAAAAGAATGAGACCCCAAAGCTGCACACTTGCCCGTACTCTACGATCTGCCAAAAGTGGTTCCTCACGGAAGAGGCCATGCAGCAGCACATCAAGGAGGAGCACAAATCGTTCGATTGTCACATTTGCGGCAGTAAGATAGCGTTCTACGATCTGTACCAGAAGCACATGGAGAGTCACACGATTGCGCGCGCCCTGCTGCGGTCTCACAATCGAACGAGAGCACTGTCGGAATCGATTAGCAGTGTAATAAG TGATGAATCGACACAGCTGGAGCAGAAGAAGCGACCCAAACCGACCGGCAATTATGTGTGCGGAACTTGCcttggtgtgtttgtggacgATCAAGATTTCAGCAGCCATCGGTGTTCCTTAGCATCTAGCACAAAGCTTGCAACGCCCCAAGATATTTTGCTGTCCAGACGAAACAGAAACTTTACAATCTCG CCTGAACATGCTGTAGGTGCTACTGCTGGATCGAAATGTATAGCGAGTAAAACTTTCTTCCCACCCGTTGTTACTGCAAACCACAGTAATGACAACAGCGTCAAGTTACTTGACATCCAAATTCTCCATCAAGAGCATTCGGCAGCAGAATCGGAAGAGAACGAATGA
- the LOC121591836 gene encoding zinc finger protein 575-like has protein sequence MDEARMHPNAGAVGRSQPMPNYDQFTPADMKKYYPPGAMPNVPPNVAEGSSIPLHFASLAGLDLGKRLGQPDMYFKNPYNTESDEDGSPEAANGMHLAAAAAAAAAAAAAASVTGGGAAQKTKQPRKRQSTGKRKPKLPKEESPAELALRKFPCPECPLSFKTGYHLKRHHATIHQDQRFPCTVCHTSYGRREKLRAHMELIHKIQSYFVCEICLVSYESEDLLQRHVYRHEHPKPLECATCLTPNARTSDGNYSGNHICITYQNSYECCGKDFGYHYYYNRHMLTVHNIKTNARVKIPKGTLLSQFRAMRSSRGS, from the exons ATGGACGAAGCACGCATGCATCCAAACGCTGGCGCCGTGGGCAGATCACAACCGATGCCGAACTACGACCAATTCACGCCAGCCGATATGAAAAAGTATTACCCACCCGGTGCAATGCCGAATGTGCCGCCGAATGTAGCGGAAGGCTCCTCGATACCGCTACACTTTGCGTCGCTCGCCGGGCTAGATCTCGGCAAGCGGTTAGGCCAGCCGGATATGTACTTCAAAAACCCTTACAACACGGAAAGCGACGAAGATGGGTCACCGGAGGCGGCCAACGGGATGCATCtggctgcggcggcggcggcagcggcagcagcagcagcggctgcATCGGTCACTGGTGGCGGGGCGGcccaaaaaaccaaacaacctCGAAAACGGCAAAGTACCGGCAAGCGCAAGCCAAAGCTTCCGAAGGAGGAGTCACCGGCCGAGCTGGCGCTGCGCAAGTTCCCCTGTCCGGAGTGTCCCCTGTCGTTCAAGACGGGGTACCACCTGAAGCGTCACCATGCGACGATCCATCAGGACCAGCGGTTCCCCTGCACGGTGTGCCACACGTCGTACGGGCGGCGCGAGAAGCTTCGTGCGCACATGGAGCTCATACACAAG ATTCAAAGCTACTTCGTGTGCGAAATCTGTCTGGTTTCGTACGAAAGCGAGGATCTGCTGCAGCGACACGTGTACCGCCACGAGCATCCGAAGCCGCTCGAGTGCGCCACGTGTCTCACGCCGAACGCGCGCACGTCCGATGGGAACTACAGCGGCAACCATATCTGCATCACGTACCAGAACAGCTACGAGTGTTGTGGGAAGGATTTCGGGTACCATTACTACTACAACCGGCACATGCTGACGGTGCACAACATTAAGACGAATGCGCGGGTCAAGATACCGAAGGGCACGCTGCTGAGCCAGTTTCGCGCAATGCGCTCCTCGCGAGGATCGTga